In Pseudorasbora parva isolate DD20220531a chromosome 9, ASM2467924v1, whole genome shotgun sequence, the following proteins share a genomic window:
- the si:ch1073-184j22.2 gene encoding dual specificity protein phosphatase 18 translates to MSISQITPTLFLSGADAPMNQALMTCKGITLIVNVTLSHTCPIYPGVECLRVAVSDLPNARLGDHFDHISARIHNNRAGGTLVHCAAGMSRSPALIMAYLMKYKGVTLRQAHNWVKDSRPYIRLNTGFWNQLLDYEKKLYGKNTVKVAEPLNPLPMPKTPILPPKNNMRHCPPSPRLSQLRRFASFASTPRVILTRNSFSFNF, encoded by the coding sequence ATGTCGATATCACAGATAACACCAACCCTCTTCCTGAGCGGGGCTGATGCTCCTATGAATCAGGCACTTATGACCTGCAAAGGCATTACACTCATTGTGAACGTGACCCTGTCCCACACCTGCCCCATCTACCCCGGTGTGGAGTGCCTTCGGGTTGCCGTGTCCGACCTCCCAAATGCCCGTCTGGGTGATCATTTTGACCACATTTCAGCTCGAATCCACAACAACAGAGCCGGAGGAACCCTAGTTCACTGTGCTGCGGGCATGAGTCGCTCACCTGCTTTAATAATGGCCTACCTCATGAAGTACAAAGGAGTGACTCTGCGGCAGGCACATAACTGGGTTAAAGACAGCAGACCCTACATCCGCCTTAATACAGGATTCTGGAACCAGCTTCTGGATTATGAGAAGAAACTCTACGGTAAGAACACTGTGAAGGTTGCTGAACCACTTAATCCACTGCCAATGCCCAAAACACCAATACTACCTCCCAAGAACAACATGAGACACTGTCCTCCATCACCAAGGCTGAGCCAGCTTAGAAGATTTGCCTCTTTTGCATCCACTcctcgggtcattttgaccaggaattcattttcttttaatttctAA
- the sft2d3 gene encoding vesicle transport protein SFT2C translates to MAELNRQLQEYLAQSKSGAKTISQSSSSTTIDINEPASVPESWFGRWSSPFSGPSSRGPSSGQGSSSGFSWPWSSEPDPCLPGLSRSQRLIAFGTCIFFSALCFGLSALYAPLLLLKARKFALLWSLGSVFALLGAAILRGPSKLIATPTAGGAVYLCSLVGTLYAALSLHSTLFTALGACLQIAAIVGYIVALLPGGSAGMRFVGGMAASAIKRTMTGKTMPI, encoded by the coding sequence ATGGCTGAATTAAACCGACAGCTCCAGGAGTATTTGGCTCAGTCTAAAAGCGGTGCGAAGACGATATCACAGTCCAGTTCCAGCACAACCATAGACATTAATGAACCCGCTTCGGTGCCCGAGAGCTGGTTCGGCCGGTGGTCGAGTCCGTTCTCCGGACCCAGCAGCCGCGGACCGTCATCAGGCCAAGGATCGAGCAGCGGCTTCTCGTGGCCGTGGTCATCAGAACCAGATCCATGTTTGCCGGGCTTGAGTCGATCCCAGCGGCTGATCGCATTCGGAACGTGTATTTTCTTCTCTGCTCTGTGCTTCGGACTATCGGCACTTTACGCTCCGTTACTCCTGTTGAAGGCACGCAAGTTTGCTCTGCTGTGGTCGCTCGGCTCCGTATTTGCGCTCCTCGGGGCGGCGATCCTCCGCGGACCCAGTAAACTCATCGCGACTCCCACAGCGGGAGGCGCGGTGTATCTGTGCTCACTGGTGGGCACTCTGTACGCGGCACTGAGCCTTCACAGCACGCTGTTCACCGCGCTCGGAGCCTGCCTTCAGATCGCTGCTATTGTGGGTTACATCGTGGCTTTGTTGCCGGGTGGGAGTGCCGGGATGAGGTTTGTGGGTGGCATGGCAGCGTCCGCTATTAAAAGAACTATGACTGGTAAGACCATGCCTATATGA
- the si:ch1073-184j22.1 gene encoding erythroferrone — protein MNLRHGTRGALPALLLSLLLTTCTTQESEESLELQEENNTVSTESPETVSSDLTIVSPHRTWIVFRDNSNKGGNKKPRGNKRLSKHGLPGPPGPPGPQGPPGPPGPLLPNHAELIEDFQVKLKEMVGTHCLLCDQPPRVATAFRCRLHHNLLVHRRSLQELQPFNTPSNTEQFHQRGQGFNASSGRYTAPVSGFYQLTASLLLESNESQKKPNARQRDSVKTSICIESLCQSNVSLETVTGVSATGGVFSILLTGTLYLQAGEYVSILIDNGTGSALTILQDSLFSGILFGI, from the exons ATGAATCTCAGGCATGGGACACGAGGGGCACTGCCGGCCTTGCTGCTGAGTTTACTGCTGACTACTTGCACCACACAAGAGAGTGAGGAGAGTCTGGAGCTCCAGGAGGAAAACAATACTGTCAGCACTGAGAGCCCT GAGACTGTATCCTCTGACTTAACCATCGTGAGCCCCCACAGGACATGGATAGTCTTTAGGGACAACTCCAACAAGGGTGGAAATAAGAAACCAAGAGGAAATAAAAGACTCTCCAAG CATGGCCTTCCAGGTCCTCCAGGTCCTCCTGGTCCCCAGGGGCCTCCTGGTCCTCCAGGCCCCCTACTGCCTAATCATGCAGAGTTGATAGAGGACTTCCAAGTCAAACTGAAAG AGATGGTAGGAACTCACTGTCTGCTCTGCGATCAGCCGCCACGTGTGGCCACGGCTTTCCGTTGCCGATTGCACCACAACCTGCTGGTCCACCGTCGCAGTCTGCAGGAGCTCCAGCCCTTCAACACT CCTTCAAACACAGAGCAGTTCCACCAGAGAGGACAGGGCTTTAATGCCAGCAGTGGCCGGTACACGGCTCCAGTGTCTGGGTTCTATCAGCTCACAGCTAGTCTTCTACTTG AATCCAACGAGTCTCAAAAGAAGCCTAATGCCAGGCAGAGAGACAGTGTCAAGACCTCCATATGCATAGAGTCTCTCTGTCAGAGTAATGT GTCTCTTGAGACAGTGACTGGAGTGAGTGCTACAGGAGGAGTATTCAGTATTCTCCTGACCGGTACACTTTACCTACAG GCTGGAGAGTATGTGTCTATTCTCATAGACAATGGGACAGGCTCAGCCCTCACAATTCTCCAAGACAGTCTATTTTCTGGCATCCTTTTTGGAATATGA